Proteins from a single region of Rhodospirillales bacterium:
- the urtE gene encoding urea ABC transporter ATP-binding subunit UrtE: MLSVENVDLFYGASQALRGVSLEVRKDAVTCVMGRNGVGKTSLMRAIVGQQGIRSGRIVWEGEDITRLATYERAARGIAFVPQGREIFPLMTVEENLKTGFAAVSRSLRHVPDEIFELFPVLRTMLARRGGDLSGGQQQQLAIARALVMRPRLLVLDEPTEGIQPSIIKDIERVIRLLVRRGNLAILLVEQYFDFARSLADNYAVMDRGEVVVAGKGAEMVEADVRRHLTV, translated from the coding sequence ATGTTGAGCGTCGAGAACGTCGATCTGTTCTACGGGGCATCGCAAGCGCTGCGCGGCGTCAGCCTCGAGGTGCGCAAGGACGCGGTCACCTGCGTGATGGGCCGCAACGGCGTCGGCAAGACCAGCTTGATGCGGGCGATCGTCGGCCAGCAGGGAATCCGCTCGGGGCGCATCGTCTGGGAGGGCGAGGACATTACCCGCCTTGCGACCTACGAGCGGGCGGCGCGGGGCATCGCCTTCGTGCCGCAAGGGCGGGAAATCTTTCCGCTGATGACCGTCGAGGAAAACCTCAAGACCGGGTTCGCCGCCGTCTCCCGATCGCTGCGCCACGTCCCGGACGAGATCTTCGAGCTGTTCCCGGTGCTGCGCACGATGTTGGCACGGCGCGGCGGCGACCTGTCCGGCGGCCAGCAGCAGCAGCTCGCCATTGCCCGGGCGCTGGTCATGCGCCCGCGCCTGCTCGTTCTCGACGAGCCGACCGAAGGCATTCAGCCCTCGATCATCAAGGACATCGAGCGGGTCATCCGCCTGCTCGTCCGCCGCGGTAATCTCGCCATCCTGCTGGTTGAACAGTACTTTGATTTCGCACGCAGCCTCGCCGACAACTATGCGGTGATGGACCGGGGCGAGGTCGTCGTCGCCGGCAAGGGCGCCGAGATGGTGGAGGCGGATGTCCGTCGTCATCTCACCGTCTGA
- the urtD gene encoding urea ABC transporter ATP-binding protein UrtD — MTAPHIHARPERKDTILYVDGVTVSFDGFRALNELSLYILAGEMRAIIGPNGAGKTTMMDVVTGKTKPDTGEVVFNGGIDLTKLDEARIANLGIGRKFQKPTVFENHTVLDNLELALTGQRGAFASLFFRLSGAQRRRIDEVLQTIALTAHRSRFAGALSHGQKQWLEIGMLLMQDPDLLLIDEPAAGMTDAETAATAVLLKEIVKNHSVVVVEHDMVFVRALDCHVTVLHEGSVLAEGSLDTVQANQQVIEVYLGR, encoded by the coding sequence ATGACCGCACCGCACATTCATGCGCGCCCCGAGCGCAAGGACACGATCCTTTACGTCGATGGCGTGACGGTCAGCTTCGACGGCTTCAGGGCGCTAAACGAACTCAGCCTTTACATCCTCGCCGGTGAGATGCGCGCGATCATCGGTCCGAACGGCGCCGGCAAGACGACGATGATGGATGTCGTTACCGGCAAGACCAAGCCGGATACTGGCGAGGTCGTTTTCAACGGCGGCATCGATCTGACCAAGCTCGACGAGGCACGCATCGCCAATCTGGGCATCGGGCGAAAGTTTCAAAAGCCGACCGTGTTCGAAAACCACACGGTCCTGGACAATCTGGAGCTGGCGCTCACCGGCCAGCGCGGCGCGTTCGCCTCGCTGTTCTTCCGCCTGTCGGGCGCGCAGCGCCGCCGCATCGATGAAGTGTTGCAGACCATCGCGCTGACGGCGCACCGCTCCCGCTTCGCCGGTGCCCTATCGCACGGCCAGAAGCAGTGGCTGGAGATCGGCATGCTGCTGATGCAAGATCCCGACTTGTTGCTGATCGACGAGCCGGCGGCGGGAATGACCGACGCCGAGACCGCGGCGACGGCGGTGCTGCTCAAGGAGATCGTCAAGAACCATTCGGTCGTCGTCGTCGAGCACGACATGGTGTTCGTCCGCGCCCTCGACTGCCACGTGACGGTGCTGCACGAGGGCTCGGTGCTGGCGGAAGGCTCGCTCGATACGGTGCAGGCCAACCAGCAGGTCATCGAGGTCTATCTCGGACGATGA
- the urtC gene encoding urea ABC transporter permease subunit UrtC, which produces MRTTPGRSSSNVAAVITIAVLIAAAVLVPVSNLTLSSDSPLHIPTYLVSLLGKYLCFALLALSVDLIWGYCGILSLGHGAFFALGGYAIGMHLMREIGTRGVYGNASLPDFMVFLNWKELPWYWHGFDSFPFAVAMVMVVPGLLAAVFGWFAFRSRVTGVYLSIISQALTFALMLAFFRNDMGFGGNNGLTDFKDVLGYDLQADTTRAALFALTAFLLALAYAACRLITASRLGKVLVAIRDAESRVRFLGYRVEYYKLFVFVFSAVLAGIAGALYVPQVGIINPSEFAPANSIEIVIWVAIGGRGTLHGAILGALLVNYLKTYLTGAIPEIWLFALGGLFIAATLFLPKGVIGILGRGTREAIPEPAEAAAAETGKGTGKVQEPAR; this is translated from the coding sequence ATCCGCACGACCCCGGGCCGCTCGTCCAGCAACGTCGCCGCCGTGATCACCATCGCGGTACTGATTGCTGCGGCGGTCCTCGTCCCGGTCTCGAATCTCACATTGTCGAGCGACTCGCCGCTGCACATCCCGACATACCTCGTCAGTCTGCTCGGCAAGTATCTGTGCTTTGCCCTGCTCGCGCTCAGCGTCGATCTGATCTGGGGGTACTGTGGCATTCTCAGCCTCGGTCATGGCGCCTTCTTTGCCCTCGGCGGCTACGCCATCGGCATGCACCTGATGCGCGAGATCGGCACCCGCGGTGTCTACGGCAACGCATCGCTGCCGGACTTCATGGTGTTCCTCAACTGGAAGGAACTGCCGTGGTACTGGCACGGGTTCGATTCCTTCCCATTCGCCGTCGCCATGGTGATGGTAGTGCCGGGGCTGCTGGCGGCGGTATTTGGCTGGTTCGCCTTTCGCTCGCGCGTGACCGGGGTTTACCTGTCGATCATCAGTCAGGCACTGACCTTCGCGCTGATGCTGGCGTTCTTCCGCAACGACATGGGCTTCGGCGGCAATAACGGGCTGACCGATTTCAAGGACGTGCTCGGCTACGACCTGCAGGCCGACACCACGCGCGCGGCGCTATTCGCGCTGACGGCATTTCTTCTCGCCCTCGCCTACGCCGCTTGCCGGCTGATCACCGCCTCGCGCCTCGGCAAGGTCCTGGTGGCCATCCGTGACGCGGAGAGCCGGGTGCGGTTCCTCGGATACCGGGTTGAGTACTATAAGCTCTTCGTCTTCGTCTTCTCCGCGGTGCTGGCGGGGATCGCGGGCGCGCTCTACGTTCCCCAGGTGGGGATCATCAATCCGTCCGAATTCGCCCCCGCCAATTCGATCGAGATCGTCATCTGGGTCGCCATCGGCGGACGAGGAACGCTTCACGGCGCCATCCTCGGCGCGCTTTTGGTCAACTACCTGAAGACTTACCTGACCGGCGCCATTCCCGAGATCTGGCTGTTCGCCCTCGGCGGCCTGTTCATCGCCGCAACCCTGTTTCTGCCGAAAGGCGTGATCGGCATCCTCGGTCGGGGGACCCGTGAGGCGATCCCCGAGCCAGCGGAGGCCGCCGCCGCTGAAACCGGCAAGGGAACGGGAAAGGTCCAGGAGCCCGCGCGATGA
- the urtB gene encoding urea ABC transporter permease subunit UrtB produces the protein MSHAARWNLRLLSAVFAAFLIALAATPADADDVEQLVQALGDRNFSTKITAVGDLAATGDPRAVPVLDAMLAGDLAVRSSDSKVVIIEHSGRTMIVRDPLTLAEIGEAQPADIDAITVNNRLRGVLRGALGGLTLLSPDADRRRAAADAVFKTADATLLPLLEKAQARETDTGVRERMDRALAAMRVSTATGVDQRLAAIATLRGFPDPDVRSLLANIAASDTDPAVHKAARDALDHVELRLTLWGLLGNVFQGVSLGSVLLLAAVGLAITFGVMGVINMAHGEMVMLGAYTTFVVQDLFRTYAPGALDYALLVAVPSAFVVTGLVGIAVERSIIRFLYGRPLETLLATWGLSLILQQVVRTVFGPSNREVSNPSWMSGAVDLVGGLTLTYNRIWIIVFSLVVFALLMLLIRGSAFGLQMRAVTQNRRMAAAMGIRTGAVDALTFGLGSAIAGIAGVALSQIDNVSPNLGQSYIIDSFMVVVFGGVGNLWGTLVGGLSLGLVNKFLEPYAGAVLGKILVLVAIILFIQKRPRGLFALKGRAVEN, from the coding sequence ATGAGCCACGCGGCGCGCTGGAATTTGCGGCTCTTATCGGCCGTCTTCGCTGCATTCCTGATTGCGTTAGCCGCGACTCCCGCGGATGCCGACGACGTCGAGCAACTGGTTCAGGCGCTCGGCGATCGCAATTTCTCCACCAAGATCACCGCGGTCGGGGACCTCGCGGCAACCGGCGATCCGCGCGCCGTGCCCGTGTTGGACGCGATGCTGGCCGGGGACCTCGCCGTCCGCAGCAGCGATTCAAAAGTGGTGATCATCGAGCACAGCGGCCGAACGATGATCGTGCGCGATCCGCTGACTCTCGCCGAGATCGGGGAAGCACAGCCGGCGGACATCGACGCGATTACCGTCAATAACCGATTGCGCGGGGTCCTGCGCGGCGCGCTCGGCGGCCTGACCTTGCTGAGCCCGGACGCAGATCGCCGCCGTGCCGCCGCTGACGCGGTGTTCAAGACCGCGGACGCGACGCTTTTGCCGCTGCTCGAAAAGGCGCAGGCGCGCGAGACCGACACCGGCGTGCGCGAGCGGATGGACCGGGCGCTGGCGGCGATGCGCGTCAGCACGGCGACCGGCGTGGACCAGCGATTGGCGGCAATCGCGACGTTACGCGGATTCCCCGACCCCGACGTCCGTTCCCTGCTGGCAAATATCGCCGCCTCCGACACCGACCCGGCGGTGCATAAAGCCGCGAGAGATGCGCTGGACCATGTCGAGCTGCGGCTGACGCTCTGGGGACTGCTCGGCAACGTCTTCCAGGGGGTGAGCCTCGGCTCGGTGCTTCTGCTTGCCGCCGTCGGCCTTGCCATCACCTTCGGGGTGATGGGCGTGATCAACATGGCGCACGGCGAAATGGTGATGCTCGGCGCCTATACGACCTTCGTCGTCCAGGACCTGTTTCGCACCTACGCGCCCGGCGCCCTCGACTACGCGCTCCTGGTGGCGGTACCGTCCGCATTCGTCGTCACCGGCCTGGTGGGGATCGCCGTCGAACGCAGCATCATCCGTTTCCTTTATGGCCGCCCGCTGGAAACGTTGCTGGCGACCTGGGGTCTCAGCCTGATCCTCCAGCAGGTGGTGCGCACGGTGTTCGGGCCGAGCAACCGTGAGGTCAGCAATCCGAGCTGGATGAGTGGAGCGGTCGATCTCGTCGGTGGCCTGACCCTCACCTATAACCGCATCTGGATCATCGTTTTCAGCCTCGTCGTCTTCGCCTTGCTGATGCTGCTCATCCGCGGCTCGGCGTTCGGCCTGCAGATGCGCGCGGTCACACAAAACCGGCGGATGGCGGCAGCGATGGGGATCCGCACCGGGGCGGTCGACGCCCTGACCTTCGGTCTCGGCTCGGCCATCGCCGGCATCGCCGGTGTCGCCCTCAGCCAGATCGACAACGTCAGCCCCAACCTCGGCCAGTCCTATATCATCGACAGCTTCATGGTCGTCGTTTTCGGCGGTGTCGGGAACCTCTGGGGCACCCTCGTCGGCGGACTGAGCCTGGGGCTCGTCAACAAGTTCCTCGAGCCGTATGCCGGCGCCGTTCTCGGCAAGATCCTCGTGCTCGTCGCCATCATCTTGTTCATTCAAAAACGGCCGCGCGGACTCTTCGCGCTCAAGGGCCGTGCGGTGGAGAATTAA
- the urtA gene encoding urea ABC transporter substrate-binding protein: MKKVLFALGVAVMTAVGIISQAKAEDTIKVGILHSLSGTMAISETTLKDAMLMLIDDQNKKGGLLGKKLEPVVVDPASNWPLFAEKARELLQKDKVAAVFGCWTSVSRKSVLPVFEELDGLLFYPVQYEGEESSRNVFYTGAAPNQQAIPAVEYLMSEEGGGAKRWVLLGTDYVYPRTTNKILRAFLHSKGVSDDDIMENYTPFGHSDWQTIVADVKKFSSAGKKTAVVSTINGDANVPFYKELANQGIKAEDIPVVAFSVGEEELAGIDTAPLVGHLAAWNYFMSVDSPENKKFIDKWHAYIKNPKRVTNDPMEAHYIGFNMWVQAVEQAGTTDVDAVRQAMYGQKVKNLTGGTAVMNVNHHLSKPVLIGEIQPDGQFQVVWQTKGEVVGDAWSDFIPESAKLTADWTYPWVCGNCQKPKYGAAVPAGL; this comes from the coding sequence ATGAAGAAGGTACTATTCGCGCTTGGCGTCGCCGTGATGACGGCCGTCGGCATCATCAGCCAAGCCAAAGCAGAAGACACCATTAAGGTCGGCATTCTGCATTCGCTCTCCGGCACCATGGCGATCAGCGAGACGACGCTGAAAGACGCGATGCTGATGCTGATCGATGACCAGAACAAGAAGGGCGGACTGCTCGGCAAAAAGCTTGAGCCTGTCGTCGTCGATCCGGCGTCGAACTGGCCGCTGTTCGCCGAGAAGGCACGCGAACTGCTGCAAAAGGATAAGGTCGCCGCCGTGTTCGGCTGCTGGACATCCGTCTCGCGCAAGTCCGTGTTGCCGGTCTTCGAGGAACTCGACGGCCTGCTGTTCTACCCGGTGCAATACGAGGGTGAGGAAAGCTCGCGCAACGTCTTTTACACGGGCGCCGCGCCGAACCAGCAAGCCATCCCCGCCGTCGAATATCTAATGAGCGAGGAAGGCGGTGGAGCGAAGCGCTGGGTACTGCTTGGCACCGACTACGTCTATCCACGCACGACCAACAAGATTCTGCGCGCCTTCCTGCATTCTAAGGGCGTGAGCGACGACGACATCATGGAGAATTACACGCCGTTCGGCCACTCCGACTGGCAGACGATCGTCGCCGACGTCAAGAAATTCTCCTCGGCTGGCAAGAAGACCGCAGTGGTCTCGACGATCAACGGTGATGCGAACGTGCCGTTCTACAAGGAGCTGGCAAACCAGGGCATCAAGGCCGAAGACATTCCGGTCGTCGCGTTTTCCGTCGGCGAGGAGGAACTCGCCGGTATCGATACGGCGCCGCTCGTCGGCCACCTTGCGGCCTGGAACTACTTCATGAGCGTCGACTCGCCGGAGAACAAGAAGTTCATCGACAAGTGGCACGCCTACATCAAGAACCCCAAGCGCGTGACCAATGATCCGATGGAGGCCCACTACATCGGCTTCAACATGTGGGTACAGGCGGTCGAGCAGGCCGGCACCACCGATGTCGACGCCGTGCGCCAGGCGATGTACGGCCAGAAGGTCAAGAACCTGACCGGCGGCACCGCGGTGATGAACGTCAACCACCACCTGTCCAAGCCGGTGCTGATCGGCGAGATTCAACCGGACGGCCAGTTCCAGGTCGTCTGGCAGACCAAGGGCGAAGTCGTCGGCGACGCGTGGTCGGACTTCATTCCGGAGAGCGCCAAGCTGACCGCCGATTGGACCTACCCCTGGGTCTGCGGCAACTGCCAAAAGCCGAAATACGGCGCAGCCGTGCCGGCTGGCCTCTAA
- a CDS encoding copper-translocating P-type ATPase, whose protein sequence is MNRVEILAPDRAAVSLNVTGMTCAACAGRVEKALRRVPGVRDASVNLAIERAEIDLEPGGPEASVLIETVERAGYGATEYVADVPTGEGTADDAEDGQQRQARRDLWLLAFSAAMTAPLVAQMAAMSLGIAWHMSPYVEAALASLVQFVVGARFYRGAWRALRGGSGNMDVLVALGTSAAYAFSLAMLLRSGEQAGGHLYFEGAAVIITMVMAGKWLEARAKRGTTAAIRRLMALRPETARIERGGAVETVPIARVAAGDVLVVLPGERIPVDGSVLDGESEVDESLITGESLPVAKRADDAVTGGAINGTGRLRMRAVAVGADSTLARIIRLVEHAQVGKAPVQRLVDRASAVFVPVVIALAAATFVGWMLVTADFEAALIAAVSVLVIACPCALGLATPTALVAGTGAAARAGVLIRDIEALERAHRIDTVVFDKTGTLTLGQPKVIQIEPIERDSTEVLAAAAAIQAGSEHPLAKAVLDYAGERGISPSPAEAVRSRPGMGVIGRIGGVTVAIGNRALMDGEGIGLSADIEAHLAAMELAGRTPAMVAIGGTVAGILGIADPLRAEARVAVAALKARRIETRMLSGDTERIAAAVARELGLDAARGSVRPDGKAAAVSAIRSEGKVVAMVGDGINDAPALAAADVGIAMGTGTDVAMETAGITLMRPDVRLVPAALDVSRATWLKIRQNLFWAFVYNLVGLPLAAAGELSPALAGAAMALSSTCVVCNSLRLRAWRPRRTTGTDRRGMAAAARA, encoded by the coding sequence ATGAACCGAGTTGAAATTCTCGCGCCGGATCGCGCCGCGGTTTCCCTCAATGTTACCGGCATGACCTGCGCTGCATGTGCCGGGCGAGTGGAGAAGGCGCTGCGGCGGGTTCCGGGAGTGCGCGACGCCTCGGTCAATCTTGCCATTGAGCGCGCTGAAATTGACCTCGAGCCCGGCGGCCCGGAGGCGAGCGTGCTGATCGAAACCGTCGAGCGCGCCGGTTATGGCGCCACGGAGTACGTGGCGGATGTGCCGACGGGCGAGGGGACGGCTGACGACGCTGAAGATGGACAGCAGCGTCAGGCGCGCCGCGATCTATGGTTGCTCGCCTTCTCGGCCGCGATGACGGCGCCGCTGGTCGCGCAAATGGCGGCGATGTCCCTCGGCATTGCCTGGCATATGAGCCCTTATGTCGAGGCGGCGCTGGCCAGCCTCGTGCAGTTCGTCGTCGGCGCCCGGTTTTATCGCGGAGCCTGGCGGGCGTTACGCGGCGGCTCCGGCAACATGGATGTCCTGGTGGCGCTCGGCACTAGTGCCGCCTACGCGTTCAGCTTGGCGATGCTGCTGCGGTCCGGTGAGCAGGCCGGAGGCCATCTCTATTTCGAGGGCGCGGCGGTCATCATCACCATGGTCATGGCGGGGAAATGGCTCGAGGCCCGCGCCAAGCGGGGAACGACGGCGGCGATCCGCCGGCTGATGGCGCTGCGCCCGGAAACCGCGCGGATTGAACGCGGCGGAGCGGTGGAGACCGTGCCGATCGCCCGCGTCGCGGCGGGCGACGTTCTCGTCGTCCTTCCCGGAGAACGCATTCCGGTCGATGGCAGCGTCCTTGACGGTGAGAGCGAGGTCGACGAATCCCTGATCACCGGCGAGAGCCTGCCGGTGGCAAAGCGCGCGGACGACGCGGTTACCGGTGGTGCGATCAACGGAACCGGCCGGCTGCGGATGCGCGCGGTTGCCGTCGGCGCCGATTCAACGCTCGCTCGCATCATTCGGCTGGTCGAGCACGCGCAGGTCGGCAAGGCTCCCGTGCAGCGGTTGGTTGACCGGGCCAGTGCCGTATTCGTTCCGGTCGTCATCGCGCTTGCCGCGGCGACGTTTGTCGGCTGGATGCTCGTCACCGCCGATTTCGAGGCGGCGCTGATCGCCGCGGTTTCGGTTCTGGTGATCGCCTGCCCGTGCGCGCTCGGTCTTGCCACACCCACGGCGCTCGTCGCCGGCACCGGTGCCGCCGCGCGGGCGGGTGTGCTCATCCGCGACATCGAAGCGCTGGAACGGGCGCACCGGATCGATACGGTTGTTTTTGACAAGACGGGAACGCTGACCCTTGGGCAGCCAAAGGTTATTCAGATCGAGCCCATCGAGCGGGACTCGACGGAGGTACTCGCGGCGGCGGCGGCGATTCAGGCCGGCAGCGAGCACCCGCTGGCCAAGGCGGTTCTGGATTACGCCGGTGAGCGGGGCATATCGCCCTCGCCGGCGGAGGCGGTGCGCAGTCGCCCGGGCATGGGAGTGATCGGTCGCATCGGCGGCGTGACGGTCGCGATCGGCAATCGCGCCCTCATGGATGGCGAGGGCATCGGGCTCTCGGCCGATATCGAAGCGCACCTCGCCGCAATGGAATTGGCGGGGCGCACTCCGGCCATGGTCGCCATCGGCGGAACGGTCGCCGGTATCCTTGGAATCGCCGATCCACTTCGCGCGGAAGCGCGCGTCGCCGTCGCGGCGTTGAAGGCACGACGGATCGAAACGCGGATGCTGTCGGGCGATACCGAGCGCATCGCCGCCGCCGTCGCCCGCGAGCTCGGGCTTGACGCGGCGCGCGGTTCCGTGCGCCCGGACGGGAAGGCGGCTGCCGTCAGTGCCATTCGCAGCGAAGGCAAGGTGGTGGCGATGGTCGGTGACGGCATCAACGACGCACCGGCGCTGGCGGCGGCGGACGTTGGCATCGCCATGGGAACCGGCACCGATGTCGCCATGGAGACCGCCGGAATTACCTTGATGCGACCCGACGTACGCCTGGTTCCGGCGGCGCTCGACGTCTCGCGGGCGACGTGGCTGAAGATCCGCCAGAACCTGTTCTGGGCATTCGTCTACAACCTCGTCGGCCTGCCGCTCGCCGCCGCGGGCGAACTCAGCCCGGCGCTGGCAGGCGCGGCGATGGCGCTCAGCTCGACCTGCGTCGTGTGCAATTCGCTGCGCTTGCGCGCATGGCGTCCCCGGCGGACGACCGGCACAGATCGGCGCGGGATGGCCGCGGCGGCGCGCGCCTGA
- the mftB gene encoding mycofactocin biosynthesis chaperone MftB (MftB, a small protein, is a peptide chaperone that assists the radical SAM enzyme MftC in performing two modifications to the C-terminal Val-Tyr dipeptide of the mycofactocin precursor peptide, MftA. MftB's role is analogous to the role of PqqD in the biosynthesis of PQQ, a cofactor that derives entirely from a Tyr and a Glu in the precursor PqqA.) has protein sequence MTTQDGRVRLAAGVAIRAERFGGLIYRYDNRRLYFIHSRIAADFLLGLDDSSSLVDAAHAFVQSQGLTAEQVKPLLDSVAQLERMGLLVRDTDPSAGPASPLASVPTSPSTGLTHR, from the coding sequence ATGACGACGCAGGACGGACGGGTTCGACTTGCAGCCGGCGTTGCGATCCGCGCCGAGCGCTTCGGCGGGCTGATCTATCGCTACGACAACCGCCGTCTCTACTTCATCCATTCGCGCATCGCCGCTGATTTTCTCCTCGGGCTTGATGACAGCTCTTCGCTCGTCGACGCCGCCCATGCATTCGTGCAAAGCCAAGGCCTGACGGCGGAGCAGGTCAAGCCGTTGCTCGACAGCGTGGCGCAGCTTGAACGCATGGGCCTTCTTGTCCGCGACACCGATCCGTCCGCCGGGCCGGCAAGTCCCCTTGCGTCCGTGCCGACATCTCCGTCAACCGGGCTCACCCACCGCTGA
- a CDS encoding mycofactocin-coupled SDR family oxidoreductase yields MGKLDGKVALITGAARGQGRAHAVTMAREGADIAALDICRQLSYPRYPLATTDDLAETVRQVGELGRKALRIEADVRSAEDMERAVAETVGTLGHIDILVCNAGIADMALCWDITEEWWDIMLDVNLKGCWLAVKYVVPRMLAQNTGGRILMTSSVAGLRGEPGMAHYCASKWGIVGLAKSLAQELAPYNITVNTLHPTAVNTDIITGMAQAAGMARHELVDFIFTGHSLPVKLIEAMDVASAALWLASDDARYVTGHTLKVDAGRMLK; encoded by the coding sequence ATGGGCAAGCTTGACGGCAAGGTCGCTCTGATCACCGGCGCCGCCCGCGGCCAGGGGCGCGCGCACGCGGTGACGATGGCCCGGGAGGGGGCCGACATCGCGGCGCTCGATATCTGCCGCCAGCTCTCCTACCCCCGTTATCCGCTTGCCACCACCGATGATCTCGCCGAGACGGTCAGGCAGGTGGGCGAACTCGGGCGCAAGGCGTTGCGCATCGAAGCCGACGTCCGCAGCGCCGAGGACATGGAGCGGGCGGTCGCGGAGACGGTCGGCACACTCGGCCACATCGATATTCTCGTCTGCAATGCCGGCATCGCCGACATGGCGTTGTGCTGGGACATCACCGAAGAGTGGTGGGACATCATGCTCGACGTCAATCTCAAGGGCTGCTGGCTGGCGGTAAAGTACGTGGTGCCGCGCATGCTGGCGCAGAACACCGGCGGGCGTATCCTCATGACATCGTCCGTCGCCGGGCTGCGGGGCGAACCCGGCATGGCGCACTACTGCGCCTCGAAGTGGGGAATTGTCGGGCTGGCCAAGTCCCTGGCCCAGGAACTGGCTCCCTACAACATCACGGTGAATACCCTACACCCGACCGCGGTGAATACCGACATCATCACCGGGATGGCCCAGGCGGCGGGAATGGCGCGGCACGAGCTCGTCGATTTCATCTTCACCGGCCACTCCCTGCCGGTGAAGCTCATCGAGGCGATGGATGTCGCCAGCGCCGCGCTGTGGCTCGCCTCCGATGACGCGCGTTACGTAACCGGACATACGTTGAAAGTGGATGCGGGAAGGATGCTGAAATGA
- the mftA gene encoding mycofactocin precursor (Mycofactocin is a small molecule electron carrier derived from the final two amino acids, Val-Tyr, of MftA, the mycofactocin precursor. It plays a role in redox homeostasis and the metabolism of alcohols and aldehydes in Actinobacteria, including Mycobacterium tuberculosis.), with the protein MLKEYESDGTNVDTETPGGNAAAGLTPPPSAPVAITVPPSDKLRILEEVVIEEVSIDGMCGVY; encoded by the coding sequence ATGCTCAAGGAATACGAAAGCGACGGAACGAACGTCGATACCGAAACGCCTGGCGGAAACGCGGCAGCCGGCTTGACGCCGCCACCTTCAGCGCCTGTCGCAATCACCGTGCCGCCGTCGGACAAACTGCGCATTCTCGAGGAAGTCGTCATCGAGGAAGTCAGCATCGACGGGATGTGCGGCGTTTACTGA